GAACGACCGGCGCCCTCGGAACGTCCGACGCTCTCAGAGCGACTCGGCCCCTCGGCACGTCCGACGCCCTCGGAGCGACTCGGCCCATCGGAGCGACCCGACCCCTCAGCACGAGCGAGGCCCTCAGCGCGACCCGGTCCGTCGGAGTGAGCGACGCCCTCGGAGCGTCTCGGGCCGTCGGGGCGACCCGGCCCGTCGGAGCGGCTGGCGCCCTCGGAGCGGCTGGCGCCCTCGGAGCGGCCCGGCGCCTCGGAACGCACAGCGCTGTCGGAAAGGCCAGCACCCTCGAGACGACCCGGCCCGTCAGGGCGGCCGGCGCCGTCGGACGAACGACCAGCGCCCTCGGCACGGCCCGGAGCGTCACCACCGACCACCGTCAGACCGGGACCGCGAGCCGGCGTCACCGGCTCCACACCGGTACGCCGGGCAGCACGGCCCCCACGCGGAACCGGCGCCAACACCGGGCGACCGGGCTCGTCGGTCGGAGCGGCGGGCGTGGTCGAGGACGGCGGTCCGAGCGGTTCCGCCGGGCTCGACGCAGCCGGGCTCGACGCAGCCGGAGAGGGAGCGGGAGTCGGAGCCGGCGAAGTAGAAGGAGCAGTCAGCGGATCGACGGACGGCGCCGGCGCCGGAACCCGTGCGGCCGGCGGGAGCGGACCCGGCGTCGCTGTGGGAACGATCGGCTCGCCGGGCGACGGCTTTCGCGGAGCGTCCGTATCGACCGAAGCGGCAGCGACGGAGAGCGGAACCGACGCACCACTCCCGGACGGGAACGGAACAGCAGAATAGGGACGGCTGACGGCCGCATCTTCGGTGCGCCCCACTGACCGGGCGAAAGCGTGCGCCTGGTCTCCGATGTCGAGCAGCAGCGTCCCGACCGACGAGCGCCAGACGCCGAGCGTCGCGACGGTCAGCGGCAGACCGTTCTCGACCAGGAGCTGGAACGTCGCGGTGGTGCGGTCGGCGAGTTCACCGGCGACCAGCACGAGCTTGGGGTTCGGCGCGAGCTTGCTGATGCCCTCGTCGTCGGCGAACCGCTTCCAGTCGTTCCAGAAGACGTCCTCGCCGCGCCAGTAGAGCGTCGCCAGCTCTTCCAGGCTGGCCGCGCGGGCCCACCCGAAGTATTCGAGGCATTCGGCCAGCTCGTTGCGGTCGACCCGCTGGCGCGCGTGGACGACGACCAGCCGCCCTTCGCCGTCGACGGCGATCAGCGTGGGGTGGCCGCCACCGCTGATCGTCGGACGCTGTTGGATCCGGAGTAATCGGCTGCCGTAGACGGGATCAGGATCACGCCATAACGCGTCCTCGATCTGCCGGTCGAAGTCACCGACACCTTGGTCCAGGCGCTGGAGCGGGACCAGGCCATCGGGCCCGACCTCGAAGAGCGGCATGAAGTCCTAACCTCCTACATCGGTTCGACACCGACGATCCGCCCGGGAGTCGTCGCGCCGCACCGCGTCCGGGGTATCGGGCCTCCGGACTAGGCACGCCGGAAGACCACTGGTCGCCCCGGACATCTGTGTTCGGGTCGTTACCCGGCGGCCTGTTCCGCTAGAGGCCGCTTTCGCAGCCTGCCACACTCCCGGTGTCTATGGTGCTCCCGGTGCAAGGAATGGCTGCCCGGCTGGTGCTCCCTCGCCGACAAGTCTGATCAGTGCATCGGTGTCGAGATGCGCCTCGACGAGATTCGCCAAAACGTCCAAAGCCTGGGCTCTGACCTGCAGGTAGTCGGTGTCGGGGGGCACCACGAAACCGCCCAGGCCGCGTTGGACGGCGACGTCGGTCAGCAGGCGTCGTCGGAAGCCGTCGCACTCCAGGGTCCCGTGCCAGTGGGTGCCGTACACCACGCCGGAAGCGTCCGAGTACCGGACCCCCTCGTCCTCCCCGGATCCGGTCGTGATCCACCCGGGAACAGCGGGGTGGCGACCGCTCACCTGGCCGTGATGGATCTCATAGCCGGTGACCGTCTCGCCGTCCGACGTCCCGGCCGGCCGGCCGAGCGTCTTCTCGGGTGCGAACGTGATGTCGACGGGCGCGAGTCCGAGGCCGTCGACGGTTCCGAGGTTGCTCTCCACGGTGTCGGTGATCGTCCGGGCGAGCATCTGGAACCCACCGCAGATCCCCACGACCGGCCGGCCGGCGCGGTGGTGGGCCAGGATCGCGTCCGCCAGGCCGGTGCGGCGTAGCCAGGCCAGGTCGTCCACAGTGGCCCTGCTCCCCGGGAGTACCACCAGGTCAGCGTCGGCCAACGCCGCTGGGTGTCGCACCAACCGCACCTGGACGCCCGGCTCGGCGGCGAGCGCGTCCACGTCCGTGACGTTCGACATCCGCGGCAGACGCGGCACCACGACCCGCAGCCAACTGCTGCCCAGCGGTGGCGCGCCCCGACCGATGACGCCGTCGGGGCTGTAGGACAGGGAGTCCTCGGCATCGAGCCACAGGCCGTCGACGAACGGGAGCGTACCCAGCACCGGACGCCCGGTGAGTTCGGTGAGCCGGTCGATGCCCGGTGCCAGGAGACGCGGGTCGCCGCGGAACTTGTTGATCACGAATCCGCTGATCAGCGCCTGGTCTTCGGCGTCGAGCAGGGCGAGCGTGCCGAACAGCGAGGCGAACACTCCGCCGCGATCGATGTCGCCGACGACGATCGTGGGGAGCTTCGCCGGTCGGGCCAGGCCCATGTTCGCGATGTCGGTCGCGCGCAGGTTGATCTCGGTCGGACTGCCCGCGCCCTCGCAGATCACGACGTCGTAGTCGCGGCGAAGGTCGGTCAGCGCGTCCAGGACGAGGCCGAGCAGCCGCGGTTTGACCTCCCGGTAGGACAGTGCGGTGACCTCGCCTGCGGCTCGGCCCTGCACCACCAGGTGCGACCGGCGGTCGCTGCCCGGCTTCAGCAAGACCGGGTTGAATCGGACGCTCGGCGCGAGCCCGCACGCCTCGGCCTGAAGCGCCTGCGCGCGGCCGATCTCCCCACCATCGGGGGTGACCACGGCGTTGTTGCTCATGTTCTGGGCTTTGAACGGCGCAACTCGGACGCCTTGGCGAGCGAGCCAGCGGCAGATGCCGGCGGTGACGAGGCTCTTGCCGGCGTCGGAGGTGGCCCCCGCGACCAGCAGTGCGCCCTTCACGACGCGCCCGTTCGTGAGGTGGACGTGCGCGCCGCGCGGCTCGGGCGCACCAGCGCGCGGAGGATTAGGGTCGCCGCGCCGAGCGCGGCCGCGCCCGCGCCGACCAGCAGGGAGAGCCGCGCCGCCGGGACGATGTCGGCCGGCCGGGCCTCCCGGCCGTCACCGAGCACCGGACGCTCGTCGACGGCGCCGCCGTACGTATTGCGGCCGCCGAGCCGAATGCCCAGCGCACCCGCGGTCGCTGCCTCGCACTGGCCGGCGTTCGGGCTCGGATGCGCGCCGCCGTCCCGCCGCCAGGTGCGCCAGGCCTCCCCCGCGGCGCCGCGGCGTACCAGCGGTGCGGCGCCGATCGTCAGAAGGGCGGTGAGCCTGGACGGCACGAGGTTGAGTAGGTCGTCGAACCGCGCGGACGCCCAGCCGAACTGGACATACCGGTCCGATCGGTGCCCGACCATGGCGTCCAGGGTGTTGACCGCGCGATAGCCGACCAACCCGGGGATCCCCGCCACCGCACCCCAGAAATACGGAGCGACGACGGCGTCCGCGGTGTTCTCCGCGACCGACTCGACGACCGCCCTGGCGAGTGCCGGAGGTTCCAGACCGGCCGGATCACGTCCGCAGAGGTGAGAGAGGCGGTTGCGCGCACCGGGCAGATCGTCGGCGGCGAGCAGGCGGTCCATCGCACCGGCCTCGCGGCGCAGTGACGCCCCGCCGACCACCGCCCACGTCGTCACCGCGGTGGCGGCTGCACGCAAAACTGGGCGTCGGCGGGTCAATCGGTCGACCGCGACGGCTGCGGCCACCGGTGCCCCGACCGCGAGCGCGGTGTAGACGACGCCCCGGGGACGCGTCGGCGCGTAGAGCCGCCGCTCGAGCGCTGCGGCGAACCGCCCGTACCCGGCGACCGGGTGGCCTCGGCGCGGGTCCGGGACGACGTGGTCGAGCATCGCGCCGAGGGTCAGCCCGACGGCCGTGGCGAGCAGGTCGGAGCGGGACGGAGCAGACACCGCCCGAGCCTAGCCAGCGGCCGTGCGCTGGCTCGCCGCCACTGCTCTCTGCGGTGGCGCCTGACACACCCGCGTTAGCACAAGCGCTGTCGCCGTCGGCGGCGTCCACAGGGGTGGGAGTTGTGCACAGGCACGCGGGCAGGCACTGCCCGGGCGGTGGTGGCGCCGGGACCGTGGTGGTGCGCCCGGGTGTCCGGGCAGACGATTCGCGGAAGCAGGGATCTTCAGATGAACGAGACGATCACCACGCTCGTGGGGAACGTCGTCGACACGCCGAGTCGGCGAACTCTCGACTCCGGCGTGAGCGTCACGTCGTTCCGAGTAGCCTCCACCTCCCGACGATTCGACCGGGTGACCAACCGTTGGGTCGACGGCGATTCGCTCTACCTCAAGGTGACGTGCTGGCGCTCGCTGGCCGAGAACACGTCCGTCTCGCTGGTGAAGGGCGATCCGGTGATCGTCACCGGGCGCCTGTACACCCGCCTCTACGAGGTGGCCGAGTCCCGGCGGGCGGCCTACGAACTGGAGGCGACGGCCATCGGCTTCGACCTCAACCGCGGCCGGGCCACGTTCCAACGCATGCCGAGCTCGCGTGCGGTGACCGTGGACGAGGCGGGTCCGGACGGTCTGCCGACGGGCAGCGCGGTGGATGCGCACCTGGATACCGGCGTGACGACGGAGAGCGGCGTCGCGGTGGGCGCCGATCCGCTCGGCGATGACGAGGAGGACGAGCGACCGGAGTCCGGGCCGCACATGGAGGGCATCGACGTACCTCGTACCCCACCGGTCGGCCCCGACGGCCGCCCGCTCGGCCCGCCGTTCGGCCCAGCCGGCGCGGTAGGTCGCGCTACTTCGACCAGCGCGGTTGGTCGGGCCACCCCCACCGGCGCGGAAGGCCGCGCCGTCCCGACCGGCGCGGAAGGCCGCCCCAGCCCGACCAGCGCGGGAGGCGTGAACAGCGCGTCCGGCGCCGGGGGCGCGAGCACGGCAGGCAACGCGGGGGGCGCGAGCAGCGCGTCCGGCGGCGGGGACGTGGGACGCGCGAGCACCGCAGGAGGCGCAGGCAGCGCGTCCGGCGCTGGGGGCGCGAGCACCGCGGGAGGCGCCGGGGGCGCGAGCACGACAGGCAGCGCGAGCGGCGCGGGAGGCGCGGGCAACGCGTCCGGCGCCGGGGGCGCGAGCACTGCGGGCAGCGCAGGCAGCGCGAGTGGCGCGGGAGGCGCGGGCAGCGCCGGGGGCGCGGGCGCGGTGGGAGGCGCGAGCGGCGCGGGAGGTGCGGGTGGTCGAACCGGGCCCGTTGGCGTGGGAGGCGCTGGGGCGGCGGCTACCACGGCGGCTGGGGCGGGTGGCTCGGCCGCTGAGGCGGAGCGGGACACTCCGCGGCCGGGCCCCCGTCGTCGCGGCTCATCGGCGGTTCCCGCGTAACGCGGCAGCCGTCAGAGCGATGTGCCCGGAGAGTGGTCTGTAGGACTGCGACTCACGGTGCTACCGGTCGGCGCCCAAGCGGATTGCATTTGGAAGACGTATGGCCCTTCCAAATGCAATCCGCTCAACGGCGCACGGCAGCGGTAGGCGTCAGACCGTGGCTATTCGGGGACGGGCGACGACCGGATACGGCATCCGGACGGCGGGCTCGGGCAGCGGGCGGTCATCAACGCCCGGCTCGCCGGGCACCGGCTCCGGCTCGAACGGCAGTGGGATGCGCGTCACCAGCAGATCGCCGGTGTACCGGGTACGCCGCTCCAATCCCAGCCGG
This Cryptosporangium aurantiacum DNA region includes the following protein-coding sequences:
- a CDS encoding single-stranded DNA-binding protein, whose product is MNETITTLVGNVVDTPSRRTLDSGVSVTSFRVASTSRRFDRVTNRWVDGDSLYLKVTCWRSLAENTSVSLVKGDPVIVTGRLYTRLYEVAESRRAAYELEATAIGFDLNRGRATFQRMPSSRAVTVDEAGPDGLPTGSAVDAHLDTGVTTESGVAVGADPLGDDEEDERPESGPHMEGIDVPRTPPVGPDGRPLGPPFGPAGAVGRATSTSAVGRATPTGAEGRAVPTGAEGRPSPTSAGGVNSASGAGGASTAGNAGGASSASGGGDVGRASTAGGAGSASGAGGASTAGGAGGASTTGSASGAGGAGNASGAGGASTAGSAGSASGAGGAGSAGGAGAVGGASGAGGAGGRTGPVGVGGAGAAATTAAGAGGSAAEAERDTPRPGPRRRGSSAVPA
- a CDS encoding cobyric acid synthase: MKGALLVAGATSDAGKSLVTAGICRWLARQGVRVAPFKAQNMSNNAVVTPDGGEIGRAQALQAEACGLAPSVRFNPVLLKPGSDRRSHLVVQGRAAGEVTALSYREVKPRLLGLVLDALTDLRRDYDVVICEGAGSPTEINLRATDIANMGLARPAKLPTIVVGDIDRGGVFASLFGTLALLDAEDQALISGFVINKFRGDPRLLAPGIDRLTELTGRPVLGTLPFVDGLWLDAEDSLSYSPDGVIGRGAPPLGSSWLRVVVPRLPRMSNVTDVDALAAEPGVQVRLVRHPAALADADLVVLPGSRATVDDLAWLRRTGLADAILAHHRAGRPVVGICGGFQMLARTITDTVESNLGTVDGLGLAPVDITFAPEKTLGRPAGTSDGETVTGYEIHHGQVSGRHPAVPGWITTGSGEDEGVRYSDASGVVYGTHWHGTLECDGFRRRLLTDVAVQRGLGGFVVPPDTDYLQVRAQALDVLANLVEAHLDTDALIRLVGEGAPAGQPFLAPGAP
- a CDS encoding cobalamin biosynthesis protein, with protein sequence MSAPSRSDLLATAVGLTLGAMLDHVVPDPRRGHPVAGYGRFAAALERRLYAPTRPRGVVYTALAVGAPVAAAVAVDRLTRRRPVLRAAATAVTTWAVVGGASLRREAGAMDRLLAADDLPGARNRLSHLCGRDPAGLEPPALARAVVESVAENTADAVVAPYFWGAVAGIPGLVGYRAVNTLDAMVGHRSDRYVQFGWASARFDDLLNLVPSRLTALLTIGAAPLVRRGAAGEAWRTWRRDGGAHPSPNAGQCEAATAGALGIRLGGRNTYGGAVDERPVLGDGREARPADIVPAARLSLLVGAGAAALGAATLILRALVRPSRAARTSTSRTGAS